The Thermocrinis ruber genome has a window encoding:
- a CDS encoding NADH-quinone oxidoreductase subunit J family protein, with product MEWLIFGFLSLWLLVSVFGTLFLKNPVHVILAFLSVILAIAGIFLHLGAELLAGLQLIIYAVAIIVFYVLVITTIPWEKVKKFEGIYKREALLAVPFLLVSFLPIAYMVLNGKFAVSGRVITEGNIQSVGKTLFTNYLFPFEVASVILLTAMIGAILLGRKEE from the coding sequence GTGGAGTGGCTGATTTTTGGCTTTCTAAGTCTTTGGCTTTTGGTTTCAGTCTTTGGTACCCTTTTCCTGAAAAACCCGGTCCATGTGATCCTTGCCTTCTTATCGGTTATATTGGCTATAGCGGGTATCTTTTTGCACCTTGGGGCGGAGCTTTTGGCGGGTTTGCAACTCATAATATACGCGGTTGCCATAATCGTCTTTTATGTTCTGGTTATAACCACCATTCCGTGGGAAAAGGTAAAGAAATTTGAAGGCATTTACAAAAGAGAAGCCCTCTTGGCAGTGCCCTTTTTGCTGGTCTCCTTCCTTCCCATCGCATACATGGTGTTGAATGGTAAGTTTGCAGTTTCCGGGAGGGTTATAACGGAGGGTAACATTCAAAGCGTGGGCAAAACCCTATTTACCAACTACCTCTTTCCTTTTGAGGTGGCTTCTGTTATACTTTTAACCGCAATGATCGGAGCCATCCT